In the genome of Vicia villosa cultivar HV-30 ecotype Madison, WI linkage group LG7, Vvil1.0, whole genome shotgun sequence, one region contains:
- the LOC131615749 gene encoding protein FAR1-RELATED SEQUENCE 5-like: protein MKNTDHYDSYDYRCRDSGTSDSESDNGRDDSNSVSSAYQGSSDGDGDGDGDSHGEKFVEFDAVVGDRTVKINALTADEIRAMEFGTVDEANVFYFKYAKCKGFAIRKSDVRTRSTEDGQTIIMRQFVCNKHGLRDTKHLRRLDRKREHRPTTRTNCPARLRVHYNPQKDIYVVTCFEEAHNHELTPSRFVHLHPIYREITAADRAQIDGLQSNGIRTCHIMGYMVAQKGGHDRVGFTKKDLYNYFDSKMRANIKDGDVAAAINYLTVKSSTDPMLYGKYAVDMDGRMKSLFWADGSSRSDYFCFGDVIAFDTTYKKNKYNYPLVIFSGCNHHSQTVIFGAALVSDETTETYKWLLECFLECMENRYPAAVVTDGDGAMRESIKQVFPDATHRLCAWHLNKNASENVKNSAFLKDFQKAMYSNFTKDQFEEFWSKIIKENGLEGNPWVAKTYENRSLWATAYLREKFFGRIRTTSQCEAVNAVIKSYVRKKGCIFEFMHNFDQAMRSYRNNELIADYKSKFSEPVMTTQLRALESHAANVYTMEIFKEVRDEIVKAGSLIVKEKLIRNGFKTYRFTKYCCDNYDVEVVYDGETLQCECRLWDSHGIPCSHMFGVMKEEHVSLIPTGLILSRWTKDAKIQYLNMNCNGSDDSKMIELARFGAYCSAFTAFCNEASKREGVYGEIMGDILKLHKKYCSTDDPILASNSVVGDPNIVNSKGAPKKRKNDIKSIRRCSKCNSRTHNARSCSVAENAPSEQNVGMTSRPVTDSFSQVVKNKNGKRGRIGGSSVQNKCTEPPNSRGANVTATSRAEVGSTSIPMPAMYGLQPVLPAVQPMLHPMHVQPLIPLYPTTVAENSGSCFGRPQRLMNNGGT from the exons ATGAAAAACACCGACCATTATGATTCGTACGACTATCGATGCCGTGACAGTGGTACATCTGATTCTGAATCCGACAATGGTCGGGATGACAGTAATTCGGTGTCCAGTGCGTACCAAGGTTCAAGTGATGGTGATGGCGATGGCGATGGTGATAGTCACGGTGAAAAATTTGTTGAATTTGATGCAGTTGTAGGTGATAGAACAGTGAAAATTAATGCCCTTACTGCTGATGAAATTCGTGCTATGGAATTCGGTACAGTTGATGAAGCTAATGTGTTTTATTTCAAGTATGCTAAATGTAAAGGGTTTGCCATTAGGAAAAGTGATGTTAGGACAAGATCGACTGAGGATGGACAAACAATTATAATGAGGCAGTTTGTATGCAATAAACACGGTCTAAGAGATACAAAACACTTAAGGAGGCTTGATAGAAAAAGAGAACACAGACCTACGACCCGCACTAATTGTCCCGCTAGGCTTCGTGTGCATTACAACCCCCAGAAGGATATTTATGTAGTGACATGTTTTGAAGAGGCTCACAACCATGAATTAACACCATCTAGGTTTGTCCACTTACACCCCATTTATCGTGAGATTACTGCAGCAGATAGAGCTCAAATTGACGGTCTACAGTCAAATGGAATTAGAACTTGTCATATAATGGGGTACATGGTTGCTCAGAAGGGTGGACACGATCGTGTTGGGTTTACAAAGAAGGATCTGTACAATTATTTTGATAGTAAAATGCGTGCTAATATTAAAGATGGTGACGTTGCCGCTGCTATAAATTATCTAACTGTGAAGTCATCTACTGATCCCATGTTATATGGTAAATATGCCGTAGACATGGATGGACGAATGAAGTCTCTTTTTTGGGCTGATGGAAGCAGTAGATCTGACTATTTTTGTTTTGGCGATGTGATTGCGTTCGACACGACTTACAAGAAGAACAAATACAACTACCCATTGGTTATATTTTCAGGGTGTAACCACCACTCTCAGACAGTTATTTTTGGTGCTGCGTTGGTGTCAGATGAAACGACAGAGACGTATAAGTGGTTGTTGGAGTGTTTTTTAGAGTGCATGGAAAATAGATACCCAGCAGCAGTTGTAACAGACGGAGATGGGGCGATGAGGGAATCTATAAAACAGGTGTTTCCGGATGCGACACATCGTTTATGCGCTTGGCATTTGAACAAGAATGCGTCTGAGAATGTAAAGAACTCGgcatttttgaaagattttcaaaAAGCCATGTACTCTAATTTTACAAAGGAtcaatttgaagagttttggtcaaaaataattaaagaaaacggACTTGAAGGAAATCCTTGGGTTGCAAAAACGTACGAGAACAGGTCACTATGGGCAACTGCATATCTACGTGAGAAGTTTTTTGGACGTATAAGAACTACGTCTCAATGTGAAGCCGTCAATGCAGTCATCAAGAGTTATGTCAGGAAGAAAggctgcatttttgaatttatgcacAATTTTGATCAGGCTATGAGATCTTATAGAAACAATGAACTGATTGCCGATTATAAATCAAAGTTTTCAGAACCTGTGATGACTACTCAACTGCGTGCCCTTGAGAGCCATGCTGCGAATGTTTATACTATGGAGATTTTCAAGGAAGTCagagatgaaatagtgaaggctgGATCATTGATTGTTAAGGAAAAGTTAATTCGCAACGGATTTAAGACTTATCGATTTACAAAATATTGTTGTGATAACTATGACGTAGAGGTTGTGTATGATGGTGAAACACTTCAATGTGAGTGTAGGTTATGGGATTCTCATGGGATTCCATGTTCTCATATGTTTGGTGTCATGAAGGAAGAACATGTTAGTCTCATTCCCACCGGTTTGATTTTGTCGAGATGGACGAAGGATGCAAAAATTCAGtacttgaacatgaattgtaatgGTTCTGATGATTCTAAAATGATTGAGCTAGCTCGGTTTGGTGCATATTGTTCTGCATTTACTGCCTTTTGCAATGAAGCTTCAAAAAGGGAAGGTGTTTATGGGGAAATAATGGGTGACATTCTGAAGTTACACAAAAAGTATTGCAGTACGGACGATCCTATTTTGGCATCGAACTCAGTTGTAGGTGATCCAAATATTGTGAATAGCAAAGGTGctccaaagaaaagaaagaatgacATAAAATCTATTAGGCGATGTTCTAAATGCAACAGTAGAACTCATAATGCAAGGAGTTGTTCG GTTGCGGAAAACGCGCCATCTGAACAAAATGTTGGTATGACGTCGCGGCCAGTAACTGATTCATTCAGCCAGGTTGTGAag AACAAGAATGGAAAAAGAGGTCGCATTGGTGGAAGTAGTGTGCAAAATAAATGTACAGAACCACCGAACTCTCGTGGCGCGAATGTGACAGCGACTTCTCGTGCGGAAGTTGGAAGCACAAGCATACCCATGCCTGCAATGTATGGATTGCAACCCGTGTTGCCAGCGGTACAACCGATGTTGCATCCAATGCATGTACAACCGTTAATCCCACTATATCCAACGACAGTTGCGGAAAATTCGGGTTCGTGTTTCGGTAGGCCACAACGACTGATGAACAATGGTGGTACTTGA
- the LOC131615750 gene encoding cytochrome P450 71D10-like, with protein MELQNNFSNFTILSSFLFLLVLIKIVKRLTTSKNSTTNLPPGPWRLPFIGNIHQILSSPFLHHSFKTMAEKYGPLMYLKLGEVPYIIVSSPEIAKEVMKTQDLVFSNRPDLMLPKIFSYNNTDILYSIYGEHWRQLRKICANEVLSAKRVQSFRSIREEEVDGLVKSIAASEGTVVNLTHKITDLTHWIVARAAFGKKSKHEQVFRSAIDEISDLLGGFCIADLYPSIKMLERLSMSKTRFAKLHKELDVLVQDIVDDHKSIHREEVSKDEDIVDVILKIQQENAESQHPVTDVNIKSIILDLFAPGTHTTSGFTIWCMSEMVRNPKVMEVAQAEVRRVFDNKGYVDETEIHKLTYLKCVIKETLRLRPHAPLLVPRESRERCQINGYDIPAKTTVMVNAWAIGRDPRYWAEAESFKPERFLDSKLDFKGTDFEFIPFGAGRRICPGIAFAIASTELSLAKLLYHFDWKLPNDMKNEELDMTEKFGITVRRKHDLCLIPIIRRL; from the exons ATGGAGCTTCAAAACAACTTTTCTAACTTCACCATACTGTCATCCTTTCTCTTCCTCTTGGTACTAATCAAAATAGTTAAGAGATTGACTACTTCTAAAAATTCTACCACCAACTTACCACCAGGACCATGGAGACTGCCCTTCATAGGGAACATACATCAGATTCTTAGCAGCCCATTTCTTCATCATTCCTTCAAAACAATGGCAGAAAAGTATGGACCATTGATGTACCTAAAACTAGGAGAGGTACCATACATAATAGTTAGTTCACCAGAAATAGCCAAAGAGGTTATGAAAACACAAGACCTTGTATTTTCTAATAGGCCAGACCTTATGTTGCCCAAAATATTTAGTTACAATAATACTGATATTTTATACTCTATATATGGAGAACACTGGAGGCAACTACGAAAAATATGTGCTAATGAGGTATTGAGTGCAAAGCGTGTCCAATCATTTAGGTCCATAAGAGAAGAAGAGGTGGATGGTCTTGTTAAATCAATAGCTGCAAGTGAAGGAACTGTTGTCAATCTTACTCATAAGATTACCGATTTGACTCATTGGATAGTGGCGAGGGCGGCTTTTGGAAAAAAGAGCAAACACGAACAAGTATTCAGATCAGCAATTGATGAAATATCAGATTTGCTCGGAGGATTTTGTATTGCTGATTTGTATCCATCTATTAAAATGCTTGAAAGGTTGAGTATGTCCAAGACAAGATTTGCAAAACTTCATAAAGAGCTCGATGTGTTGGTGCAAGATATCGTCGATGATCACAAAAGCATTCACAGGGAAGAAGTAAGCAAGGATGAAGATATAGTTGATGTTATTCTCAAGATTCAACAGGAAAATGCAGAATCACAACATCCCGTGACTGACGTAAATATAAAATCAATCATCCTG GACTTGTTTGCTCCTGGTACTCATACAACATCAGGGTTTACGATATGGTGTATGTCTGAGATGGTAAGGAATCCAAAGGTAATGGAAGTAGCGCAAGCTGAAGTAAGAAGAGTGTTTGATAATAAAGGGTATGTAGATGAGACAGAGATACATAAACTGACATACTTAAAGTGTGTCATCAAAGAAACACTAAGGCTACGTCCTCATGCACCATTGTTAGTTCCAAGGGAAAGTAGGGAGAGATGCCAAATTAACGGGTATGACATCCCAGCTAAGACAACCGTCATGGTTAATGCTTGGGCAATCGGAAGAGATCCAAGGTATTGGGCTGAAGCTGAGAGTTTTAAACCTGAGAGGTTTCTTGATAGTAAACTTGATTTCAAAGGCACGGACTTTGAATTCATACCTTTTGGTGCTGGAAGGAGGATCTGTCCAGGTATAGCATTTGCCATAGCAAGTACTGAGCTATCTCTTGCTAAATTACTTTACCACTTTGATTGGAAGCTTCCAAATGATATGAAGAATGAAGAACTTGATATGACTGAGAAGTTTGGGATTACAGTAAGAAGAAAACATGACCTATGCTTAATTCCTATTATTCGTCGTCTTTGA
- the LOC131615751 gene encoding scarecrow-like protein 21, whose translation MQTSLKHEMSYESDMFSVEPIQNLDSYCFLPNENLENYSSSDNGSHLTYPSFQALDQYSALGSSNNSPVSKLQSKSSTFTSQDSLEIINNSLENESSLTHNQDDLWHKIRELENAMLGHDAADIYNDTDMIQEESDPLMLEAEKWNKMMKMISRGDLKEALFTCAKAVSENDIETTEWLMAELSKMVSVSGSPIQRIGAYMLEALVARIASSGSIIYKSLKCKEPTIATSNELLSHMHVLYEICPYLKFGYMSANGVIAEALKDESEVHIIDFQINQGVQWISLIQALAGKPGGPPKIRITGFDDSTSAYARGGGLDIVGQRLSKLAQSYNVAFEFHAVKANPTEVKLEDLELRRGEAIAVNFAMTLHHVPDENVHGGQNHRGRLVRLVKSLSPKVVTLVEQESNTNELPFFARFVETMNYYLAVFESIDVALPREHRERINVEQHCLAREVVNLIACEGAERVERHDPLEKWKSCFTMAGFTPYPLSPYINGSIKNLLESYQGQYTLEENDGALYLGWMNRALITSSAWR comes from the coding sequence ATGCAAACATCTCTTAAACACGAAATGTCGTATGAATCCGACATGTTCAGCGTTGAGCCGATTCAAAATCTAGACTCATATTGCTTTCTACCAAATGAGAATCTCGAAAACTACTCGTCCTCTGATAACGGTAGCCATTTAACCTACCCTTCATTTCAAGCTTTAGACCAATATTCCGCCCTTGGATCTTCTAACAACAGTCCAGTCTCAAAACTACAGTCAAAATCTTCCACGTTCACGTCGCAAGATTCTCTTGAAATTATCAACAATTCGTTAGAGAACGAATCGTCTTTGACACACAACCAAGATGACTTGTGGCACAAGATAAGAGAGCTTGAAAATGCTATGCTCGGACACGATGCAGCCGACATATATAACGATACTGATATGATTCAAGAAGAATCGGATCCACTTATGTTAGAGGCGGAAAAGTGGAACAAAATGATGAAGATGATATCGAGAGGCGATTTGAAAGAAGCGCTTTTTACTTGTGCAAAAGCGGTATCAGAAAATGATATAGAAACAACTGAATGGCTAATGGCAGAGTTGTCGAAAATGGTCTCGGTTTCGGGAAGTCCGATCCAAAGGATAGGAGCATACATGTTGGAAGCTCTTGTTGCAAGAATCGCTTCTTCGGGAAGCATAATTTACAAATCCTTGAAATGTAAAGAACCTACCATTGCTACTAGTAATGAACTCCTTTCACACATGCATGTGCTTTATGAAATCTGTCCCTACCTCAAATTCGGATACATGTCCGCAAACGGAGTCATTGCCGAAGCATTGAAGGATGAAAGTGAAGTTCATATAATTGATTTTCAGATTAATCAGGGAGTTCAGTGGATAAGTCTAATCCAAGCTCTTGCTGGAAAACCAGGAGGACCGCCGAAGATCAGAATAACCGGTTTCGATGATTCGACTTCAGCTTATGCGAGAGGAGGAGGACTTGATATTGTTGGACAAAGGTTGTCGAAACTCGCACAATCATATAATGTAGCATTTGAGTTCCATGCTGTAAAGGCTAATCCTACCGAGGTAAAACTCGAAGACCTTGAACTTCGTCGCGGTGAAGCTATTGCGGTGAATTTCGCCATGACGCTACACCATGTGCCGGACGAAAACGTACACGGAGGTCAGAATCATCGCGGCCGGTTGGTGAGATTGGTGAAGAGCTTGTCTCCAAAGGTAGTGACTCTTGTtgaacaagaatcaaacaccaacgaGCTTCCGTTCTTCGCACGTTTCGTCGAGACAATGAACTACTACTTGGCAGTTTTCGAATCAATCGACGTCGCTTTGCCGAGGGAACACAGAGAACGGATTAACGTGGAACAGCATTGTTTGGCTCGCGAAGTTGTGAATTTAATCGCGTGCGAAGGCGCGGAAAGGGTAGAACGTCACGATCCTCTGGAGAAGTGGAAATCGTGTTTCACAATGGCTGGATTCACACCATATCCATTGAGTCCTTATATTAATGGTTCAATAAAGAATCTTCTAGAAAGTTATCAAGGACAGTACACTCTTGAAGAGAATGATGGTGCTCTTTATCTTGGTTGGATGAATCGGGCTCTTATTACTTCTAGTGCTTGGAGGTGA
- the LOC131615753 gene encoding uncharacterized protein LOC131615753 isoform X1: MQALWLSLKDNVKCGKKLTDVIKLPPKFGKGNSFVIQKEEKINKQDEEEENFPFMKTPARLLLSKAHNTQARLYELGVGDPSRKIVEMIFQKAWMNTSKHSRKVRTVLRVRYSEQVLERFEKYREKVKKEYPRHPRSTVDGNELLRFYVTTMRCFQRKKVCDLCEDPSCCFCRIIQFNFDEESAEIQMNVSHEDLSDGKSVNARVKNVKRVSIVCRIIAGNEVDGEYEEGFENDSRAALPVNQIIDVICGNSKFALCRLASTGGQLFRNGQNNLTLIENRG, encoded by the exons ATGCAAGCCTTATGGCTTTCCTTGAAGGACAATGTCAAATGTGGAAAGAAACTCACAGATGTAATAAAGCTACCACCAAAATTTGGCAAAGGAAATAGCTTTGTTATACAAAAGGaagagaaaataaacaaacaagatgaagaagaagaaaattttcCCTTCATGAAAACTCCAGCTAGATTACTTCTTTCCAAGGCACACAACACGCAAGCTCGGCTTTACG AGCTTGGTGTTGGAGATCCATCGAGAAAAATAGTCGAGATGATATTTCAGAAAGCATGGATGAACACATCGAAGCATTCGAGGAAGGTTAGAACGGTTCTCAGGGTGAGATACTCAGAACAAGTTCTTGAAAGGTTTGAGAAATATAGAGAAAAGGTGAAGAAAGAGTATCCAAGGCATCCAAGAAGCACAGTAGATGGAAATGAATTGTTGAGATTCTATGTCACTACAATGAGATGCTTCCAAAGAAAGAAAGTTTGTGATCTTTGTGAAGATCCGTCATGTTGTTTTTGTCGAATAATTCAGTTCAACTTCGATGAGGAAAGCGCTGAGATTCAGATGAATGTAAGCCATGAAGATTTGAGTGATGGAAAAAGTGTCAATGCAAGAGTGAAGAATGTGAAAAGAGTTTCAATAGTTTGCAGAATAATTGCTGGAAATGAAGTTGATGGTGAATATGAAGAAGGGTTTGAGAATGATTCAA GGGCGGCTCTTCCGGTCAATCAAATTATTGATGTCATATGTGGAAACTCGAAGTTCGCACTGTGCCGCTTAGCTTCGACTGGAGGGCAACTCTTCCGGAATGGCCAAAATAATCTCACATTAATTGAGAATCGAGGCTAA
- the LOC131615753 gene encoding uncharacterized protein LOC131615753 isoform X3 — MQALWLSLKDNVKCGKKLTDVIKLPPKFGKGNSFVIQKEEKINKQDEEEENFPFMKTPARLLLSKAHNTQARLYELGVGDPSRKIVEMIFQKAWMNTSKHSRKVRTVLRVRYSEQVLERFEKYREKVKKEYPRHPRSTVDGNELLRFYVTTMRCFQRKKVCDLCEDPSCCFCRIIQFNFDEESAEIQMNVSHEDLSDGKSVNARVKNVKRVSIVCRIIAGNEVDGEYEEGFENDSSRGGSSGQSNY, encoded by the exons ATGCAAGCCTTATGGCTTTCCTTGAAGGACAATGTCAAATGTGGAAAGAAACTCACAGATGTAATAAAGCTACCACCAAAATTTGGCAAAGGAAATAGCTTTGTTATACAAAAGGaagagaaaataaacaaacaagatgaagaagaagaaaattttcCCTTCATGAAAACTCCAGCTAGATTACTTCTTTCCAAGGCACACAACACGCAAGCTCGGCTTTACG AGCTTGGTGTTGGAGATCCATCGAGAAAAATAGTCGAGATGATATTTCAGAAAGCATGGATGAACACATCGAAGCATTCGAGGAAGGTTAGAACGGTTCTCAGGGTGAGATACTCAGAACAAGTTCTTGAAAGGTTTGAGAAATATAGAGAAAAGGTGAAGAAAGAGTATCCAAGGCATCCAAGAAGCACAGTAGATGGAAATGAATTGTTGAGATTCTATGTCACTACAATGAGATGCTTCCAAAGAAAGAAAGTTTGTGATCTTTGTGAAGATCCGTCATGTTGTTTTTGTCGAATAATTCAGTTCAACTTCGATGAGGAAAGCGCTGAGATTCAGATGAATGTAAGCCATGAAGATTTGAGTGATGGAAAAAGTGTCAATGCAAGAGTGAAGAATGTGAAAAGAGTTTCAATAGTTTGCAGAATAATTGCTGGAAATGAAGTTGATGGTGAATATGAAGAAGGGTTTGAGAATGATTCAAGTAG GGGCGGCTCTTCCGGTCAATCAAATTATTGA
- the LOC131615753 gene encoding uncharacterized protein LOC131615753 isoform X2, which produces MQALWLSLKDNVKCGKKLTDVIKLPPKFGKGNSFVIQKEEKINKQDEEEENFPFMKTPARLLLSKAHNTQARLYELGVGDPSRKIVEMIFQKAWMNTSKHSRKVRTVLRVRYSEQVLERFEKYREKVKKEYPRHPRSTVDGNELLRFYVTTMRCFQRKKVCDLCEDPSCCFCRIIQFNFDEESAEIQMNVSHEDLSDGKSVNARVKNVKRVSIVCRIIAGNEVDGEYEEGFENDSSRLGEMQFSLERFVVKNPCSILPCFVIIFN; this is translated from the exons ATGCAAGCCTTATGGCTTTCCTTGAAGGACAATGTCAAATGTGGAAAGAAACTCACAGATGTAATAAAGCTACCACCAAAATTTGGCAAAGGAAATAGCTTTGTTATACAAAAGGaagagaaaataaacaaacaagatgaagaagaagaaaattttcCCTTCATGAAAACTCCAGCTAGATTACTTCTTTCCAAGGCACACAACACGCAAGCTCGGCTTTACG AGCTTGGTGTTGGAGATCCATCGAGAAAAATAGTCGAGATGATATTTCAGAAAGCATGGATGAACACATCGAAGCATTCGAGGAAGGTTAGAACGGTTCTCAGGGTGAGATACTCAGAACAAGTTCTTGAAAGGTTTGAGAAATATAGAGAAAAGGTGAAGAAAGAGTATCCAAGGCATCCAAGAAGCACAGTAGATGGAAATGAATTGTTGAGATTCTATGTCACTACAATGAGATGCTTCCAAAGAAAGAAAGTTTGTGATCTTTGTGAAGATCCGTCATGTTGTTTTTGTCGAATAATTCAGTTCAACTTCGATGAGGAAAGCGCTGAGATTCAGATGAATGTAAGCCATGAAGATTTGAGTGATGGAAAAAGTGTCAATGCAAGAGTGAAGAATGTGAAAAGAGTTTCAATAGTTTGCAGAATAATTGCTGGAAATGAAGTTGATGGTGAATATGAAGAAGGGTTTGAGAATGATTCAAGTAGGTTAGGTGAAATGCAATTTAGCTTAGAAAGATTTGTAGTGAAAAATCCATGTTctattcttccttgttttgtCATAATTTTCAACTGA